One genomic region from Dehalobacter restrictus DSM 9455 encodes:
- the dnaX gene encoding DNA polymerase III subunit gamma/tau: protein MAYLALYREWRPKKFSEMVGQEHVKITLTNALNQNKVAHAYMFSGPRGTGKTSAAKILAKALNCSDRDGAEPCSRCASCLDIEQGNAMDVLEIDAASNRGIDEIRDLREKVKLASSGGKYKVYIIDEVHMLTPEAFNALLKTLEEPPVNVVFVLATTEAHKVPLTILSRVQRFEFHRISAEGIAMRLQEVCQALGRDIETKALRVIAAKAEGGLRDALSILDQCLLQDDPIRMEHVYQVIGMVGETFSADLTDSLLNQDYALTLAKLGEGISLGRDPRQIIRELLDYLRQALLYLAGGQEPLMAPEMTRRLVAQSQAIGLNRLLCWINVLLKGEGELRYATNARLAAEMILVQTIFGADIAGGSTDSTENRPKETHVKQPQKAVQTASKHPAESKDEAPTKAVETTEQDQNMAETLPAAEQGSVNFQTVQDKWPEILEEVRKRKRSTHAFLLEGKPLAVKDDQVYLVFKDGYSFHRDKFNQVENKNVVEEVLLQTFGRKLSLNNLIESEVQALPAEAADFTESKKRVTDRMGPAEDDYLVQKARELFGDQLVQVRKEK, encoded by the coding sequence TTGCACTTTATCGAGAGTGGCGGCCCAAAAAGTTCAGTGAGATGGTGGGCCAGGAACATGTCAAAATAACCTTGACTAATGCACTGAACCAGAATAAGGTCGCGCATGCTTATATGTTCAGCGGCCCCCGGGGTACAGGAAAGACTTCGGCAGCGAAGATTTTGGCGAAAGCACTGAACTGCTCCGACCGGGATGGCGCTGAACCGTGCAGCCGGTGTGCATCGTGTCTGGATATTGAGCAAGGAAATGCGATGGATGTCCTGGAAATCGATGCCGCTTCCAACAGAGGCATTGATGAAATCCGGGATTTAAGAGAGAAAGTAAAGCTGGCGTCGTCTGGCGGCAAATATAAAGTATATATTATCGATGAAGTCCATATGCTCACACCTGAGGCTTTTAATGCTTTGCTCAAAACATTGGAGGAGCCACCGGTCAATGTTGTCTTTGTCTTGGCAACGACGGAGGCCCATAAAGTGCCACTGACGATTTTATCCAGAGTGCAGAGATTTGAGTTCCACCGCATTTCCGCGGAAGGCATTGCGATGAGACTGCAGGAGGTGTGTCAGGCTTTAGGGCGGGATATCGAGACCAAAGCACTGCGGGTTATCGCGGCTAAGGCCGAAGGTGGTTTGCGCGATGCATTAAGCATCCTGGACCAGTGTCTACTGCAGGATGATCCTATTAGGATGGAGCATGTTTATCAGGTGATCGGCATGGTTGGGGAAACTTTCAGTGCAGATCTGACGGATTCCCTGCTGAATCAAGATTATGCTTTGACCCTGGCTAAGCTCGGAGAAGGAATTTCTCTGGGTCGGGATCCCCGGCAAATCATCCGCGAACTGTTGGACTATCTGCGGCAGGCGCTTTTATATTTGGCCGGCGGTCAGGAACCTTTGATGGCACCTGAGATGACCCGGCGGCTTGTTGCGCAGAGTCAGGCAATCGGTCTGAACCGGCTTCTCTGCTGGATCAATGTCCTTCTGAAGGGTGAAGGGGAATTGCGCTACGCGACAAATGCCCGTCTGGCAGCGGAAATGATTCTGGTGCAGACCATTTTTGGAGCAGATATAGCGGGGGGTTCAACTGATTCAACCGAAAACCGGCCTAAAGAAACGCACGTTAAACAGCCGCAAAAGGCTGTGCAGACGGCCAGTAAACATCCGGCTGAAAGTAAGGATGAGGCTCCAACGAAGGCAGTTGAAACCACCGAACAGGACCAGAATATGGCTGAAACCTTACCTGCTGCTGAACAAGGCAGTGTCAACTTCCAGACGGTCCAGGATAAATGGCCGGAAATACTCGAGGAAGTCCGGAAACGAAAAAGATCTACTCATGCTTTCCTGCTGGAGGGAAAACCGCTTGCCGTAAAAGATGATCAGGTCTATTTGGTTTTTAAAGACGGCTATTCTTTCCACCGGGACAAATTCAATCAGGTAGAAAATAAAAATGTTGTGGAAGAAGTACTTCTGCAAACATTTGGTAGAAAACTCAGTCTGAACAACCTTATTGAAAGTGAGGTTCAGGCTCTGCCGGCTGAAGCTGCGGATTTTACAGAGTCAAAAAAAAGAGTAACGGACCGGATGGGACCAGCTGAAGACGACTATTTGGTCCAAAAAGCCCGCGAATTATTTGGAGATCAGCTTGTGCAGGTGCGAAAAGAAAAGTAA
- a CDS encoding YbaB/EbfC family nucleoid-associated protein: MGFKQGGGGMGNMNQMLKQAQKMQENMMKAKEELESQSIQASSGGGMVEVVVSGKMEVLELKIKPEAIDPDDAELLEDMIKAAVNQGLRNAQAMVENGMAKATGGFNIPGLF, translated from the coding sequence ATGGGATTTAAACAAGGCGGCGGCGGAATGGGCAATATGAACCAGATGCTGAAACAGGCACAGAAGATGCAAGAGAATATGATGAAAGCGAAGGAAGAACTGGAAAGTCAAAGTATTCAGGCATCTTCAGGCGGCGGCATGGTGGAAGTCGTTGTCAGCGGTAAAATGGAAGTTCTGGAACTCAAGATAAAGCCGGAAGCGATTGATCCGGATGACGCTGAACTACTCGAGGACATGATTAAAGCTGCAGTCAACCAGGGACTTAGGAATGCCCAGGCGATGGTCGAGAACGGCATGGCCAAAGCAACCGGAGGATTCAATATTCCCGGATTATTCTAA
- the recR gene encoding recombination mediator RecR encodes MDYLYYPQPVSDLIAAFSRLPGVGPKTAGRLAFYLLRHPDQAGELTQAVTKALQDIKQCTVCGNYTDIDPCKICSGERRDRTLLCVVEQPRDVIALEKTGEYKGLYHVLHGVLSPMEGIGPEQLNLSPLFHRLEGVQEVVLAVNPTVEGEATSLYISKLLKPIEIKVTKIAHGLPVGGDLEYADEVTIARALEGRRQL; translated from the coding sequence ATGGATTATCTATATTATCCTCAGCCAGTATCCGATTTGATTGCGGCATTTTCTCGCTTGCCTGGAGTTGGGCCGAAGACTGCAGGGCGCCTTGCCTTTTATCTTTTGAGGCATCCGGATCAAGCCGGTGAACTGACGCAGGCAGTGACAAAAGCGTTGCAGGATATCAAACAATGCACGGTTTGCGGGAATTATACCGATATTGATCCATGTAAAATTTGTTCAGGGGAGCGCAGGGACAGAACGCTTCTTTGTGTCGTAGAACAGCCCCGCGATGTGATTGCGCTGGAGAAGACCGGCGAATATAAAGGGCTTTATCATGTCTTACACGGTGTACTGTCGCCAATGGAAGGGATCGGGCCGGAGCAGCTTAATCTATCTCCATTATTCCACCGGCTGGAAGGGGTTCAGGAAGTTGTACTGGCAGTGAATCCAACGGTTGAAGGTGAAGCCACCTCATTGTATATTTCAAAGCTCCTAAAACCCATCGAGATTAAAGTGACAAAGATCGCGCATGGCCTGCCGGTAGGCGGAGATTTAGAATACGCGGATGAAGTCACCATTGCCCGGGCGCTCGAAGGCAGACGTCAGCTGTAA
- a CDS encoding pro-sigmaK processing inhibitor BofA family protein: MTFVFLGLFIVLLILVTVASLRKPNKLINLFIHILGGIVGLWVVDLLLSIFSFEIPINIFTVSVVAILGFPGVIVLAVLQLIGI, from the coding sequence ATGACGTTCGTTTTTTTAGGGTTGTTTATTGTCCTATTAATATTGGTGACCGTGGCCTCATTAAGAAAACCCAATAAACTGATTAACCTCTTCATTCACATCCTTGGCGGAATTGTTGGTTTATGGGTCGTGGATTTGCTGTTAAGCATTTTTTCATTTGAGATCCCGATTAATATTTTTACCGTGAGTGTTGTCGCAATACTTGGATTTCCTGGGGTAATTGTGCTTGCTGTTCTGCAATTAATAGGAATATAA
- the nifJ gene encoding pyruvate:ferredoxin (flavodoxin) oxidoreductase translates to MSKMKTMSGNEAAAHASYAFSEVATIFPITPSSDMAELVDEWAAYGRKNIFGQPMKVVEMQSEAGAAGAFHGSLQAGALTTTYTASQGLLLMIPNMYKVSGEQLPGVFHVSARALAAHALSIFGDHQDVMSVRMTGFAMLSSGSVQEAMDLAYIAHLSAIKARVPFLHFFDGFRTSHEISKINVPEYEEVGTLLDWEALKQFRDNALNPEHPCLRGTAQNPDIYFQAREASNSFYQAVPGIVEEYMQKYKGLTGREYKLFQYYGAPDAERVIIVMGSVGDTISETIDYLAARGEKVGVLRVRLFRPFSAEHFIAALPKTVKKIAVLERTKEPGSLGEPLYLDVVDVFSKQAEKPVIVGGRYGLGSKDTTPSQILAVYENLKAESPKHGFTIGIIDDVTFTSLEEKQFIDTTPEGTISCQFWGLGADGTVGANKQAIKIIGDFTELYAQAYFAYDSKKSGGTTVSHLRFGKTPIKAPYLVNTANYIACHNQSYVDKYHLLKGLKPGGTFVLNCQWPVEELDEKLPDALKKAIAAKNAKFYIIDAGKIARKIGLGSRINMIMQSAFFKLAKVIPLEDALQYLKDSVVKAYGKKGQEVVDMNNKAIDAGCNALVQVEVPASWAEADANKGIFLGNEKDPAFIKDVARVMAAQEGDKLPVSAFLGREDGTFPLGTSAYEKRGIGTAIPEWIKDNCTQCNQCSYVCPHSAIRPFLMDEQEAAQAPETFAAVKAAGKDLAGLQYRMQVSPLDCTGCGNCADICPAKEKALVMREVEEMTAVQAPLWEYAVTLSGKEDKIANKYSVKNSQFVKPLLEFSGACPGCGETAYVKLLTQLFGDRMMVANATGCTSIWGGSAPSIPYTTNKEGKGPTWANSLFEDNAEYGYGMYLGVQQIRSRLADEMKQALSLDIPAEMKAAFQEWTENMNDGDTSKAAAKKVLDAFASVDVKSNELLQKIWEKKDHLVKKSQWIIGGDGWAYDIGYGGLDHVLASGDDVNILVLDTEVYSNTGGQASKATPRAAIAKFAAAGKKIRKKDLGMMAMSYGYVYVAQVALGSSMTQTLKAIQEAEAYKGPSLVIAYAPCINHGIHSGMATSVTQAKKAVEAGYWHLYRYNPDLLEKGEKPFTLDSKEPSASFRDFIMSEVRYSSLLRTFPDTAEDLFKGAEKFAGERYKSYKRLNDQDWN, encoded by the coding sequence ATGTCGAAAATGAAAACAATGTCAGGGAACGAAGCTGCTGCGCATGCTTCATATGCGTTTTCCGAAGTAGCTACTATTTTCCCGATTACCCCTTCATCCGACATGGCAGAGCTTGTTGATGAATGGGCTGCGTATGGCCGTAAGAATATTTTTGGCCAACCGATGAAGGTAGTTGAGATGCAATCGGAAGCCGGAGCCGCCGGTGCTTTTCATGGTTCGCTGCAGGCTGGAGCGCTTACTACGACGTATACGGCTTCTCAAGGTCTGCTTCTGATGATTCCGAATATGTATAAAGTCTCCGGTGAGCAGCTGCCCGGTGTCTTTCATGTCAGTGCCAGAGCACTTGCAGCACATGCCTTGTCCATCTTTGGCGATCATCAGGATGTCATGTCTGTCCGGATGACCGGCTTTGCAATGTTAAGTTCCGGAAGTGTGCAGGAAGCCATGGATCTTGCTTACATCGCTCACCTCTCTGCAATAAAAGCCAGAGTGCCGTTCCTTCATTTCTTTGACGGCTTCAGGACTTCTCATGAGATTTCCAAAATCAACGTGCCGGAGTATGAAGAAGTTGGAACGCTGCTTGATTGGGAAGCATTGAAACAGTTCAGAGACAATGCCTTGAATCCTGAACATCCCTGTCTCAGAGGGACCGCCCAGAATCCCGATATCTACTTTCAGGCCCGTGAAGCCAGTAATAGTTTTTATCAGGCGGTGCCTGGGATTGTCGAAGAATATATGCAAAAATATAAGGGTCTTACGGGACGTGAATATAAGCTCTTTCAGTATTATGGAGCGCCAGATGCTGAGCGGGTTATTATTGTTATGGGTTCTGTCGGGGATACAATCAGTGAAACGATTGATTATCTCGCAGCCCGGGGTGAAAAAGTAGGTGTATTAAGGGTTCGTTTGTTCCGGCCTTTCTCTGCGGAACACTTTATCGCAGCTTTGCCCAAGACAGTCAAGAAAATAGCTGTATTGGAACGTACCAAAGAGCCGGGTTCCCTTGGCGAGCCTTTATACCTTGATGTTGTAGATGTTTTCTCCAAACAGGCCGAAAAACCGGTAATTGTCGGCGGACGCTATGGTCTGGGTTCCAAGGATACCACACCTTCTCAGATCCTCGCGGTATATGAGAACCTGAAAGCGGAAAGTCCCAAGCACGGTTTCACCATCGGCATTATTGATGATGTTACGTTTACTTCTTTGGAAGAGAAGCAATTTATTGATACAACCCCTGAAGGAACCATCAGCTGCCAGTTCTGGGGACTTGGTGCGGATGGAACCGTCGGTGCCAATAAGCAGGCGATCAAGATTATCGGAGATTTCACGGAACTCTATGCTCAGGCTTATTTCGCCTATGACAGCAAGAAATCAGGAGGTACGACCGTATCGCATCTGAGATTTGGCAAAACCCCGATCAAAGCGCCTTATCTTGTCAATACCGCGAACTACATTGCCTGTCATAACCAGTCCTATGTGGATAAATATCATCTGCTGAAAGGACTGAAACCTGGAGGTACGTTCGTATTAAACTGTCAGTGGCCAGTGGAGGAACTGGACGAAAAGCTTCCTGATGCACTCAAAAAAGCCATTGCGGCTAAGAATGCCAAGTTCTATATTATTGACGCCGGCAAGATTGCCAGGAAAATTGGACTCGGCAGCAGGATCAATATGATTATGCAGTCGGCCTTCTTCAAGCTGGCCAAAGTCATTCCGCTGGAGGATGCGCTTCAGTACCTGAAGGATTCGGTTGTTAAGGCCTATGGCAAAAAGGGACAGGAAGTCGTTGACATGAACAATAAGGCGATCGATGCCGGATGTAATGCACTTGTGCAAGTTGAAGTTCCCGCATCCTGGGCTGAGGCCGATGCCAATAAGGGCATTTTCCTCGGAAATGAGAAAGACCCTGCCTTTATCAAAGATGTTGCGCGTGTTATGGCTGCCCAGGAAGGTGACAAACTTCCGGTAAGTGCATTTTTAGGCCGTGAGGACGGAACATTCCCTCTGGGGACCTCGGCTTACGAGAAACGCGGGATTGGTACTGCGATTCCTGAATGGATCAAAGATAACTGCACCCAATGCAACCAATGTTCTTATGTATGCCCACATAGCGCAATCAGACCTTTCCTGATGGATGAGCAGGAAGCGGCTCAGGCTCCGGAAACTTTTGCTGCTGTCAAGGCTGCCGGCAAAGATCTGGCCGGACTTCAATACCGCATGCAGGTCAGCCCGCTCGATTGCACAGGCTGTGGCAACTGCGCGGATATTTGTCCTGCGAAAGAAAAAGCGCTAGTTATGAGGGAAGTCGAAGAGATGACCGCTGTCCAGGCTCCTCTCTGGGAGTATGCGGTGACTTTAAGCGGTAAAGAAGACAAAATTGCCAATAAATATTCCGTGAAGAACAGCCAGTTTGTTAAACCGCTGCTTGAATTCAGCGGCGCTTGCCCCGGCTGCGGAGAGACTGCCTATGTAAAACTCTTAACCCAGCTGTTTGGGGATCGGATGATGGTTGCAAATGCCACAGGCTGTACGTCAATCTGGGGCGGCAGTGCTCCTTCCATTCCATATACCACCAACAAAGAAGGTAAAGGACCTACCTGGGCCAACTCCTTGTTTGAAGACAATGCTGAATACGGGTATGGTATGTATCTTGGCGTTCAGCAGATACGCAGCAGACTGGCTGACGAAATGAAGCAGGCCCTCAGTCTGGATATTCCTGCGGAAATGAAAGCAGCTTTCCAGGAATGGACAGAGAATATGAATGATGGAGATACCTCCAAGGCCGCTGCCAAAAAAGTGCTTGACGCTTTTGCTTCCGTCGATGTGAAGTCCAATGAACTTCTACAAAAGATTTGGGAGAAGAAAGATCACTTGGTCAAAAAATCACAGTGGATCATCGGTGGAGACGGCTGGGCTTATGATATCGGCTACGGCGGACTGGACCATGTCCTGGCTTCGGGCGATGATGTCAATATTCTGGTTCTCGACACAGAAGTCTATTCGAATACAGGCGGTCAGGCTTCCAAGGCAACACCACGTGCTGCCATTGCTAAATTTGCTGCAGCCGGCAAGAAAATCCGCAAAAAGGATCTCGGCATGATGGCCATGAGCTACGGCTATGTTTACGTTGCCCAGGTTGCTCTGGGATCCAGCATGACTCAGACCTTAAAGGCCATTCAGGAAGCAGAGGCGTACAAAGGACCTTCTCTGGTTATTGCGTATGCACCCTGTATCAACCATGGCATTCATTCCGGTATGGCGACCAGTGTCACACAGGCCAAGAAAGCTGTTGAAGCCGGGTATTGGCATCTGTACCGTTACAATCCGGATCTTCTCGAAAAAGGAGAAAAACCGTTTACCCTCGATTCGAAAGAGCCATCAGCGTCCTTCAGAGATTTTATCATGTCTGAAGTAAGATACAGCTCCTTGCTTCGTACTTTCCCGGATACGGCGGAAGACCTTTTTAAAGGAGCCGAAAAATTTGCCGGAGAACGCTACAAATCATACAAGCGCCTGAATGATCAGGATTGGAACTAA
- a CDS encoding sigma factor G inhibitor Gin — protein sequence MHNIYPRCSLCRNTPLNGLYDGFRLAGKFICSACEEQIMTADVRTPTYQENLLLIRKVLYGQSADYISGQSNR from the coding sequence ATGCATAATATTTATCCACGTTGTTCACTGTGCCGGAATACTCCCTTAAATGGTCTGTATGACGGGTTTCGCCTTGCCGGAAAGTTTATTTGCTCAGCTTGTGAAGAACAAATTATGACAGCCGATGTCCGGACCCCAACGTATCAGGAGAATTTACTGCTTATACGGAAAGTCCTATACGGACAGTCTGCTGATTACATAAGTGGACAGTCAAATCGCTAA
- a CDS encoding aminotransferase class I/II-fold pyridoxal phosphate-dependent enzyme produces MDSLRKGLDDYCGQGMVSFHTPGHKGSKELLSGIMFPDYDLTELPGLDMLHHPHGIIAKAQKKAAEAYGSEETFFLINGGTAGNQSMFAALMAGMRLTDRKVRIDRRAHRSVFGALILSGVVPEYIAPIIHPDFHLALGMDAVEYSDDLAGIGALHLTSPSYYGTVTDLKTIIKQRDGNAPFIPILVDQAHGSHLQGGLFPAGAVVEGADLVLHSSHKTLAALTQAGMLHVQGSRVDRTALKKSLEFLQTSSPSYLLMASLETALEGLTQTQIWQDLYVEVCLLHQKLEGPLRILTGKDSGKYGIYDVDWSKILINVSGLGLTAFEAVDFLRKVFQIEPELWDKENILFMLGAGSRPEDVRHLTKALEYLVGKYRGLAGQQKERRTDQSQNSAGSGSTLLIPPMHLTPREAWLAAKRPVKLKDALGLISGETISIYPPGIPLIAGGEEITSYVLEYLNRAREYNWQGWDGSERGEILAVNI; encoded by the coding sequence GTGGATTCACTGAGAAAAGGACTTGATGACTACTGTGGGCAGGGTATGGTTTCGTTTCATACGCCTGGTCATAAAGGCAGTAAGGAACTACTGTCCGGAATAATGTTTCCGGATTATGATTTGACGGAACTTCCAGGGTTGGATATGCTCCACCATCCACATGGGATTATCGCTAAAGCACAGAAAAAAGCTGCGGAAGCTTATGGATCGGAAGAGACCTTTTTTTTGATTAACGGAGGTACTGCGGGTAACCAGTCTATGTTTGCCGCGCTGATGGCCGGTATGCGGCTGACAGACAGAAAAGTCCGAATTGACCGCAGGGCGCACCGGTCAGTTTTTGGTGCCTTGATCCTGTCGGGAGTTGTTCCCGAATATATTGCTCCGATTATTCATCCGGATTTTCATTTGGCGCTAGGAATGGATGCGGTAGAATATTCCGACGATCTGGCAGGAATTGGGGCCCTGCATCTGACGAGTCCAAGTTATTACGGAACAGTCACAGATCTCAAAACAATCATCAAGCAAAGGGACGGGAATGCTCCGTTTATTCCGATCCTGGTGGATCAGGCCCATGGCTCCCATTTGCAGGGAGGGCTGTTCCCTGCCGGTGCTGTAGTCGAAGGAGCAGACCTGGTGCTCCATAGTTCCCATAAGACCCTCGCGGCGCTTACTCAGGCCGGAATGCTCCATGTACAGGGCAGCAGAGTTGACCGTACGGCCCTGAAAAAATCATTGGAATTTCTGCAGACTTCCAGTCCGAGCTATCTTCTGATGGCTTCTCTGGAAACGGCGCTTGAAGGATTAACACAGACACAGATCTGGCAGGATCTTTACGTGGAAGTATGTCTGCTGCACCAAAAACTGGAGGGACCTCTTCGGATACTTACAGGTAAGGACTCCGGGAAATATGGCATTTATGATGTTGATTGGTCCAAAATTCTGATCAATGTTTCGGGTTTGGGCTTGACTGCGTTTGAAGCTGTAGATTTTTTAAGAAAGGTATTCCAGATTGAGCCTGAATTATGGGACAAAGAAAATATTCTTTTTATGCTCGGCGCAGGCAGCAGGCCTGAGGACGTACGTCATTTGACGAAGGCGCTGGAATACCTGGTGGGCAAGTACCGTGGGCTGGCAGGACAGCAAAAGGAGCGAAGAACGGATCAATCTCAGAATTCTGCCGGATCAGGCTCCACTCTGCTTATCCCTCCGATGCATTTGACACCGAGGGAAGCATGGCTGGCAGCCAAGAGACCGGTGAAACTAAAGGATGCCCTTGGTTTAATTTCCGGAGAAACTATTTCGATTTATCCCCCCGGCATCCCGCTTATTGCAGGAGGAGAAGAAATCACCTCTTATGTACTGGAATATCTGAACAGGGCCAGAGAGTATAATTGGCAGGGATGGGATGGTTCGGAACGCGGAGAAATTCTCGCAGTGAATATTTAA
- a CDS encoding DNA polymerase III subunit delta', translating into MGINYTLLTKAALEGKLAHFLLFHGSGMIERERAVRDLALMLNCRKENKPCRECPDCKKMLSGNHPDFHMIKPQKTSIGIEQIIQIQGKLYRKTYEGKFRICLIDQADKLTLPAANALLKLAEEPPDHTLIVLSAGNAEGIINTLRSRAQEVYFSSPAESDWLEETDAFRLSGGDPDLARKIQEVGLSRIKSLSGNYLEAIDKKDFLKMFALFPMEREEGQLLLQVLAVVLKEMVIKGQQSPQVLKEITQMTEAVRRQVNHRLALEVLALKHLKLGGTDIG; encoded by the coding sequence ATGGGGATCAATTATACATTATTAACAAAAGCAGCACTTGAAGGAAAACTGGCCCATTTTCTCTTATTTCACGGCAGCGGGATGATCGAAAGAGAAAGGGCTGTTCGAGATCTTGCTCTCATGTTAAACTGTAGAAAAGAAAATAAACCCTGCAGGGAGTGTCCGGATTGCAAAAAGATGTTATCCGGCAATCACCCTGATTTTCATATGATCAAGCCGCAAAAGACATCGATTGGCATCGAACAGATTATTCAGATTCAGGGGAAACTATATCGTAAGACCTATGAAGGGAAATTCCGGATATGTTTGATTGACCAGGCAGACAAGCTTACACTCCCTGCTGCGAATGCGCTGCTTAAATTGGCCGAGGAGCCACCAGATCATACGTTAATTGTCTTAAGTGCAGGAAATGCCGAGGGAATTATTAATACCTTAAGGAGCCGCGCTCAGGAAGTCTATTTCTCTTCGCCGGCAGAAAGCGATTGGCTGGAGGAGACGGATGCTTTCCGGCTTAGCGGCGGAGATCCAGATCTGGCAAGGAAAATCCAGGAAGTTGGTCTAAGCCGGATCAAGAGCCTGTCAGGAAATTATCTGGAGGCCATTGATAAAAAAGATTTCCTCAAAATGTTTGCGCTTTTTCCGATGGAAAGAGAAGAAGGCCAGCTTCTTCTGCAGGTCCTGGCTGTTGTCCTGAAAGAAATGGTGATTAAAGGGCAGCAGTCACCTCAAGTTCTCAAAGAAATTACACAAATGACAGAAGCCGTCCGCAGACAGGTTAATCACAGGCTGGCGCTGGAAGTACTGGCCCTAAAACATTTGAAATTGGGAGGAACCGATATTGGCTAA
- a CDS encoding PSP1 domain-containing protein, whose protein sequence is MAKVVGIRFKKAGKIYYFLPGSLDIKPNDGVIVETVRGMEYGKAVISLKEISEEEVVSPLKEVLRLATPEDEEIYQNNEKKEKEAFQICLKKIHAHQLPMKLIDVEYTFDGNKIIFSFTAEGRVDFRELVKDLASVFRTRIELRQIGVRDEAKMLGGLGSCGRELCCSSFLGDFEPVSIRMAKDQNLSLNPTKISGICGRLMCCLKYENSCYECHNTLNKGPKENRIFSEVYDKESQEELRKLVAEEAEE, encoded by the coding sequence TTGGCTAAAGTTGTTGGTATTCGTTTCAAAAAAGCCGGCAAGATCTATTATTTTCTTCCCGGCAGCCTCGATATAAAGCCGAACGACGGTGTTATTGTGGAGACGGTACGGGGAATGGAATACGGTAAAGCGGTCATTTCGTTAAAAGAGATTTCCGAAGAGGAAGTGGTATCGCCGCTCAAAGAGGTGCTGCGCTTAGCAACACCCGAAGATGAGGAAATCTATCAAAACAATGAGAAGAAAGAAAAAGAGGCTTTTCAGATATGCCTCAAAAAGATTCATGCCCATCAGCTTCCGATGAAACTGATTGATGTAGAATATACTTTTGATGGCAATAAGATTATTTTTTCTTTTACAGCCGAAGGCCGGGTGGATTTCAGGGAACTGGTGAAAGATCTGGCCTCCGTATTCCGTACCCGCATAGAACTTCGACAGATCGGGGTGCGGGATGAGGCGAAGATGCTCGGAGGACTCGGTTCCTGTGGCAGGGAACTGTGCTGCAGCTCTTTCCTGGGAGATTTCGAACCGGTATCGATCCGGATGGCCAAAGATCAGAATCTTTCGCTTAACCCGACAAAAATTTCCGGCATCTGCGGAAGGCTGATGTGCTGTCTTAAATATGAGAATAGCTGCTATGAATGCCACAACACATTAAATAAGGGACCCAAAGAGAATCGGATTTTCTCTGAGGTATATGATAAGGAGAGCCAAGAAGAATTGCGCAAACTTGTTGCCGAAGAAGCGGAGGAATAG
- a CDS encoding initiation-control protein YabA yields the protein MGQLYQAITEVEENISTLLSEVKSLRQYVEYLEEENVKLKRQLCAVSEADTVRVQKNAAKIQKEAQENLEKLYQEGFHVCHIYFGEPVEGSCLFCNAFLRKD from the coding sequence TTGGGCCAGCTATATCAGGCAATTACGGAAGTTGAAGAAAATATCTCAACGCTTTTAAGTGAAGTAAAAAGCCTTAGGCAATATGTTGAGTATCTGGAAGAAGAAAACGTCAAACTAAAAAGGCAGCTTTGTGCCGTCTCAGAGGCAGATACGGTCAGGGTACAGAAAAATGCAGCCAAAATCCAAAAGGAAGCACAGGAAAATCTCGAAAAGCTCTATCAGGAAGGTTTTCATGTTTGCCATATTTATTTCGGGGAACCCGTTGAAGGAAGCTGCCTTTTCTGCAATGCTTTTCTTCGTAAAGACTGA
- a CDS encoding AbrB/MazE/SpoVT family DNA-binding domain-containing protein encodes MKSTGIVRKVDELGRVVLPIELRRTLGIDERDALEIYVDEEKIILKKYEPACVFCGNASNVQVFRGKNVCRECAAAMGEAAASENKAG; translated from the coding sequence ATGAAATCTACAGGAATTGTGAGAAAAGTTGATGAATTGGGTCGGGTCGTATTACCAATCGAACTTCGCAGAACATTAGGAATTGATGAAAGAGACGCTTTGGAAATATATGTTGACGAAGAAAAAATCATACTTAAAAAGTATGAGCCAGCTTGCGTCTTCTGTGGCAATGCTTCCAATGTTCAAGTATTCCGCGGGAAGAATGTCTGTCGTGAATGTGCCGCGGCAATGGGGGAAGCTGCTGCTTCAGAAAATAAAGCCGGTTGA